The window CGGCGCTCAAATGACCTGGCGCCTATCGGACGCAGGCACGGAGGCCTGCGCCACCGATGCAACGGGTGGGGCCGGCCTCCGTGCCGGCCGCGATGCCGGAGCGTAGTCATCAGAGCCGCGCTATCAGCGGGCTACCAACCGGTTGTCACCGCCATGTCATCGTCCGAGATGCCGGTTGACCACCGCGAGGAAGAACGCGCCGTAGCGCTCCAGCTTGCGGGCGCCGACGCCCTTGAGCGCCGCGAACTCGCGTGCCGTGCGCGGCTTGTGGGCGGCCATCTCCAGGAGGGTGGCGTCGTGGAAGACGACGAAAGCCGGTACGGCCTCCTCCTTGGCGATCTCCGCCCGCCGGGCGCGGAGGGCTTCGAAGAGCGCCGGATCGGCCGCCAGGGTGGAAGCCACGGCTCGCTCGCGTCGCTCGCGAGGGTTGCTTGCGGCCACCCGCGGAGCCGCCGGGACGGGCGGCGGCGCCTGGACGGCGCTGCCGACCTGGCCCGTGCACACGTCGCAACGCCCGCAGGCGCCAGCCTTGCGCTCGCCGAAGTACTGCAGGATGACGTTGCGGCGGCAACGCTCGGCGTAGGCGTAGCTCACCATCCGCGCCAGCCGGGCGTGGTCGAGCCGGCGCCGCCGCGCCACCAGGGCCGGATCGAGCTCCGCCGCCTCGCCTCCTGCCAGGTCGCTCCGGTCGATCAGGAACTCCCGCAGCTTGCGATCGGCGGCGCTGTAAAGGAGCGTGCAGAACGCCGTGCGGCCGTCGCGGCCGGCCCGCCCGGCTTCCTGGTAGTAGGCCTCCAGCGAGCCCGGCAGGTCGTAGTGGACCACGCCCCGCACGTCGGCCTTGTCGATGCCCATGCCGAAGGCGTTGGTCGCGACGATGACCCGCACCGCCCCGGTCATGAACCTGTCCTGGGCGGCGCTCCGCGCCTCGTCGGGCAGGCCCGCGTGATAGGCCGCGCACGGTACGCCCGATCGGCCGAGGAACTCCGCGACCTCCTCCACCCCCCGGCGCGTGGCGGCGTAGACGATCTGCGAACCCGGCACGGCGCCGAGGATGCGCATGAGCCAGGCGCGCTTGGCTTCGCGGCCGGGAGCGAAGCGCACGACGTAGCGAAGGTTGGGGCGGTCGAACCCCGAGACGACGACGGAGGGATCGGAGAGGCCCAGTTGCAGGGAGAGATCCTCCCGCACCTCGGGCGTGGCGGTCGCGGTGCAGGCGAGCACCGGGGGCCGGCCGCAAGCGGCGATGGCCTCGGGCAGGCGCAGGTAGTCGGGGCGGATCTGGTGGCCCCAGTCGGAGATGCAGTGCGCCTCGTCCACGGCGAACAGGGAGATGCGGGCCCGCGCCACCGCGGCCACGAATGCCGGCTGGCGGAAGCGCTCCGGCGCGACGTAGACCAGGCGCCAGGCGCCCTCTTCCATGGCGCTGATGCGCTCGTGCTGCTCGGCGGGATCCAGCGAGGAATTGATGAAGGTGGCCGCGATGCCTCGCGCCGCCAGGGCGTCGGTCTGGTCCTTCATCAGCGCCACGAGGGGCGAGACCACCACCGTGGCGCCGGGCAGCAGCAGCGCCGGCAACTGGTAGCAAAGCGATTTCCCGCGCCCCGTGGGCATGACGGCTACGGTGTCGCGGCCGGCCAGCAGCGAGTCGATGACGTCGGTCTGGCCCTCGCGGAACTCCGCGTGGCCGAAATGCAGGCGCAATGCGCCGGCCAGGTCTGGCTGGGTCAGAGCAAGCATGGGATTTAATGAGTTTACGGTAAAGCGCTTGCTTGGCAAGTGCCGCGCGTCACAGACTGCGAGCCGGTAGAATGGCAGGCATGCGAGTCGCGACCCGGGTCCAGGGCTTCACCGAATCGGTCATCCGCGAGATGACGCGCCTCTGCCAGCAGCATGGCGGCATAAACCTGGCGCAGGGCTTTCCCGACTTCCCGGCGCCGCAGGCGCTCAAGGAAGCGGCGTGCCGGGCCGTGATGGACGATGTCAACCAGTACGCCATCACATGGGGCGCCCGCAACCTGCGCGAGGCCATCGCCGCCAAGGCCCGGGAGTTCAACCGCATCCCGGACGTGGATCCCGACCGGCACGTGACCGTCACATGCGGGGCCACCGAGGCCATGATGGCCACGATGCTCGCCCTGGTGGAACCGGGCGACGAGGTGGTGGTCTTCGAACCCTACTACGAGAATTACGGGCCCGACGCCATCATGTCCCAGGCCACGCTGCGCTTCGTGCCCCTGGAGTTGCGCGACGGCGTCTTCCGGTTCGATCCCGCGCGCCTGGCGGCGGCATTCGGCCCCCGCACCCGCTGCATCGTGGTCAACACGCCGCACAATCCGACCGGCAAGGTCTTCGACCGTACCGAACTGGAGCAGATGGCCGCGTTGTGCCGCGAATACGACGCCCTCGCCGTCACGGACGAGATCTACGAGCACATGGTCTACGAGGGCGAGCACGTCTCGATCGCGTCCCTGTCGGGCATGGCGGAGCGCACGGTGACCATCTCCGGCCTGTCCAAGACCTTCGCCGTCACGGGGTGGCGCCTCGGGTACGCCATCGCCCCGCCAGCCATCTCGGACGCCATCCGCCGCGTGCACGACTTCCTCACGGTGGGGGCGCCGGCGCCGTTGCAGGAGGCGGCCGTGACGGCCCTCGGCTTTGGTCCGGCCTACTACGCGGACCTGGTGGACCGGTACCGGGAGCGGCGGGCCACGATGCACGCGATCCTCGTGGAGGCCGGCCTGCCGCCGATCATGCCGCAGGGCGCCTACTACATGCTGGCCGACATCCGCCGCCTGGGCATGTCGGACCTCGAGATGGCCCGCTTCCTGGTCGAGGAGGTCGGCGTCGCGATCGTACCCGGCACGAGCTTCTATGCCGACAAGGCCCTCGGCCGCAACTTCATCCGGTTTGCTTTCCCGAAGAAACCCGAGACTCTGGCCGCCGCGCGCGCCAGGTTGCTGAACGTAACGGCATTGTTAAGCGCAAAGGCTATATAAACACGCCTTGATAATTGCTCCATAAAGCCAAACAAGCAAGTATTTAATCAAAACTCGCGCTTGTTAATACGATCTCCCAACAGCCAGTTGAAGTCGGGCTGCGATCATGACCGCGAGGCTTCGGCAAGGGGGAGGGTAAGCGTTTGGCGAGCGAGAGCGAACGCGATCGTTATTTCGTGAAGGCCAAGGGTGGTAGCGGCCTGACCGACTTCGAGATCGCCGCGGACTCGGAGGAAGAGGCGATCGCGAAGGCCGAGAAGCTGACGGGGTCCAAGGACGTCTCGGTCGTCCTGGTCAAGAAGGCCAAGGGTGCCGGCCCGAAGCGCAAGGGGTTCCTCGAGACCCTCGCGGCGCTCATGCGGGCGTTCCTCGACGATCCCGACCGGCGCATCCGCAAGAAGGTCCGGAAGAAGACCCGCCAGAAACCGCGGAAGAAGAGCGCCTGAGCCGGTTACAGGCCCCTGATGGCTAGCAGGGCGCTGTTGGCCTTGGCCATGACCGAGAGGTAGAGCAGGCCGTCGGGGCCCCGTGAGGGGCCGGACGGTTCGCCGTCGCGGCGCACGGCCAGCAAGCTCTCGACCTTGCCCCCGGCCGCGCGTACGACCTCGTTGGAGCCGTACCTCGCGACGTTGGCGTCGAACTGGTCCTCGCAGATGAGCAGGCGACCCCGGTCGTCGAACGCGAGGTTGTCGGCCTGGGCGAAGGCGTCCGGTCCGCCCTCGAGGTAGGTCCGCATCTCACCGGTCGCGGGATCGAACCGCAAGATGCGGCCGAAGGTGTCGCCCTTGGCCAGATTTCCGGTCTCGGCCAGGTAGATCAGGCCGTCGGGCCCGACCTGCAGATCCTCCAGGCGGTTGTAGGGGGTGGCGCCGGCGGCGGTGGCCTCGGGGCGGGCGTTGTAGACGTCGCCGACCGGCAGCCAGCTCTTGCTGCCGGCCTGATAGGCGAACAGCTTGCCGCGGGAGTAGTCGTTGCTTCGATCCGGGACGAACTTGAAGAAATGCCCATCGTAGGCGTCCTCGGTCAGGTAGACCGCGTCGCCTAGAATGGCCGCGCTCTCGTGGCTGAAGCGGCCCATCGCCTGCCGGCGCACGGTCCGGCGCGCCGGGTTGGGTTCGAACGGATCTATCTCGTACATCCACCCCACCTCGGCGGCGGTGTCGCCCGGCGAGACCCGGTCGGTGAGTGCCATGCGCGCCTTGCCGGGGAGGTACTCGTGCGGGTTCTCCTCCCCCGAGAGTATGGTCTTCCACGGAGTCTGGGTGCCGGCGCAGTTGTTGTGCATGCCGCCCACCCAGGTCTCGCCGCGCAGGACCTTGGCGCCCGCTACCTTGAGGCGCGTGAAGCGCCCGCCCAGTCCGCCTTCGTGGCTCCGATACCGCAGCTCGTGGCCGACCAGCAGGAAACCGCGCCCCCCTTCGCCTTGCGGAAAGAACCCGGTGTAGTCGTTCTGGGGCTGGTAGGTGGTGCCGTCGTCCAGCCTGTCGCCGGCCCGGAGCAGCACCGTGGCGGAGAGGCCGGGTGCCAGGCGTTCGAGGGGCTCGGGCGGTGGGAGAGGAGTCTCGGAAGCCGTGGCGGCGGCCGTGGCGGCGAGAAT is drawn from Candidatus Tanganyikabacteria bacterium and contains these coding sequences:
- a CDS encoding ATP-dependent DNA helicase RecQ; protein product: MLALTQPDLAGALRLHFGHAEFREGQTDVIDSLLAGRDTVAVMPTGRGKSLCYQLPALLLPGATVVVSPLVALMKDQTDALAARGIAATFINSSLDPAEQHERISAMEEGAWRLVYVAPERFRQPAFVAAVARARISLFAVDEAHCISDWGHQIRPDYLRLPEAIAACGRPPVLACTATATPEVREDLSLQLGLSDPSVVVSGFDRPNLRYVVRFAPGREAKRAWLMRILGAVPGSQIVYAATRRGVEEVAEFLGRSGVPCAAYHAGLPDEARSAAQDRFMTGAVRVIVATNAFGMGIDKADVRGVVHYDLPGSLEAYYQEAGRAGRDGRTAFCTLLYSAADRKLREFLIDRSDLAGGEAAELDPALVARRRRLDHARLARMVSYAYAERCRRNVILQYFGERKAGACGRCDVCTGQVGSAVQAPPPVPAAPRVAASNPRERRERAVASTLAADPALFEALRARRAEIAKEEAVPAFVVFHDATLLEMAAHKPRTAREFAALKGVGARKLERYGAFFLAVVNRHLGR
- a CDS encoding aminotransferase class I/II-fold pyridoxal phosphate-dependent enzyme, encoding MRVATRVQGFTESVIREMTRLCQQHGGINLAQGFPDFPAPQALKEAACRAVMDDVNQYAITWGARNLREAIAAKAREFNRIPDVDPDRHVTVTCGATEAMMATMLALVEPGDEVVVFEPYYENYGPDAIMSQATLRFVPLELRDGVFRFDPARLAAAFGPRTRCIVVNTPHNPTGKVFDRTELEQMAALCREYDALAVTDEIYEHMVYEGEHVSIASLSGMAERTVTISGLSKTFAVTGWRLGYAIAPPAISDAIRRVHDFLTVGAPAPLQEAAVTALGFGPAYYADLVDRYRERRATMHAILVEAGLPPIMPQGAYYMLADIRRLGMSDLEMARFLVEEVGVAIVPGTSFYADKALGRNFIRFAFPKKPETLAAARARLLNVTALLSAKAI
- a CDS encoding DUF839 domain-containing protein → MMNAQFLAAILAATAAATASETPLPPPEPLERLAPGLSATVLLRAGDRLDDGTTYQPQNDYTGFFPQGEGGRGFLLVGHELRYRSHEGGLGGRFTRLKVAGAKVLRGETWVGGMHNNCAGTQTPWKTILSGEENPHEYLPGKARMALTDRVSPGDTAAEVGWMYEIDPFEPNPARRTVRRQAMGRFSHESAAILGDAVYLTEDAYDGHFFKFVPDRSNDYSRGKLFAYQAGSKSWLPVGDVYNARPEATAAGATPYNRLEDLQVGPDGLIYLAETGNLAKGDTFGRILRFDPATGEMRTYLEGGPDAFAQADNLAFDDRGRLLICEDQFDANVARYGSNEVVRAAGGKVESLLAVRRDGEPSGPSRGPDGLLYLSVMAKANSALLAIRGL